The Cytophagales bacterium DNA segment CGTTTCATTGATCGCCTTTAACAGCAACGGCTGCCCAAGCGCGCCCGTTGCGCATACCATAACTGTTGCTCCTTCAAACCTCGTTTATCTCTACAGTGACGATAGCCTTTTTATCTGTCCGGGAGACACTGCACAACTCCAATTAAATGCTTTAAGCACAAGCCCAAACCCCGGTATCATATATTACTGGTCTGATAATTTTGGAATGACTAATACAACCACCATACCAACATTACTAATTACACCGGTTACAACAACTGTGTATTATGTCCAGGCAAATGATAATGGGTGCCTTAGCCCGCCTGATTCTATTTTGGTGACCATGAGTGATCTGAAGGCGAACATTATTAGCAGCGCTAATATACAATGTGCGGGTGGAAATGATGGAAACGCCACGGTTGCACCAACCGGGGGACAGGATCCTTATGCTTATTTATGGAGCAGCAGCAGCGCTGATACATTTCCAACAGTAACCGGCTTAACTGCCGGTGTTTATACAATAACAATTACCGACAGCTTAGGTTGTACTGCCAAAGACAGCGTCACCATTACACAAGCAGATTCATTAGAAATAGAAACTGGAACGCTTGCATCAAACTGTGATTCTTCTGATGGTAAGGCAATCGTTTTTGTCAATGGCGGCATATTGCCTTACACTTATGAATGGTTTGATAGCTCCGGCACGCTTATCGGGACTGATACATTAATTGAGTCGTTAGCACCAGGTATTTATTGGGTTGTTATTACAGACAGCATGGGCTGTTCCGATTCTGCTTTTGCAAGCGTTGTTGCGCCTGCCGAATTTAATACAATGATTACCGATACAACACACGTAAGCTGCTATGGCGGTAATGATGGAAGCGCTACAGTTATTGTTGATCCATCAGGGCTTTACACAGGTACAGGCCCCCTTGTCTGGTCGTGGAATACTACTCCTCCACAAACTGATTCCACAGCCACCGGGCTGACTGCAGGCATTTACGAGGTGATAATAACCGATTCTATTAACTGTCAAACCAATGCGGTGGTAACTATTATTCAACCTGATTCCATAACTGTAAACATTTCAAAAACCGATGTTAACTGCTTTGGATTTGTTAATGGAACGGCAGAAGCTTCAGTTACAGGTGGAACTCCGGGTTATACTTATCTATGGTCGCCCATTGGTGGAACAGATACAATCGCTTCTAATTTACCTCCAGGAACTTATATTATTACTGTTACAGATTCGAACGGGTGTGTAAATGCAGGAGCTATAGTAATCGCTGAACCTGCTGCTGCATTATCTTTAATAACAGGATCTACCGATATCACCTGTAATGGCTTCAATGACGGGATGGCAACTGTAGATGCATCAGGCGGTACAAGTCCTTATACCTATTTATGGAGCGATAATCAAACTAAAGATACGGCTGCAGGTTTATCACCTGATACATTTTATGTAACCGTAACAGATCTCAATGGATGCAGTGAGCAAGATACGATAACCGTTAATGAACCCGCGCTTTTAACTTCAACTACAACTGTAACTAATGAAACCTGTGGAGAATCTAACGGAAAGGCAACCGTTATTGTTGATGGCGGTTTGAGGCCATATGGTTATTTATGGAATACTACCCCTGTACAATCTGATTCAACAGCTTCAGGCTTAGCAGCGGGGTCTTATTCAGTAATAGTTACTGATAAAAACGGATGTGTTGATTCTGTTTTTAATATAACAATAAATGATAGTTCGTCAGGTACTATGTGCCAGGCTTGTACGCTGAAAATATATAACGGCCTCTCCCCAAATGACGACAAAGTGAACGATGCCTGGATCATTGATGGAATTGCAGGTTCACCCAACGTGATCTTTGCCTGTACCCAAAATAAATATAAAGTAAAAATTTACAACAGGTGGGGTGATAAGGTATGGGAAAAAGATAATTATGATAACATAGAGGTAGTTTGGAATGGCAATAATAAAAATGGCGCACCTTTACCAGACGGCACCTATTATTATGTAATTGAAATAGATAACCCTTCCAAACAGATAATTTGGGTTACACAGGGTAATGAAACTTCTAAATATAAACCTGAAAAAGAGGGTGTTCATGGCTGGGTGCAGATATTACGATAGTGATACGATGGTCATACAATGGTCAGTACGATAGTCATACAGTTGTCAGTGGTCATTATTTTTCTATTGTCATTCCGAGTGAGTGGGTTGGCAAAGTTGATAGAGCGAACGAGGAATCTCCTGAAATAAAGGCACTGGCTTTAATTAGTGTCTGTCCATAAAGTCGGGTTTTTATCATTAACCCCGTCCTTTAGGGCGGGGTAGTTATGAAACCACACCTACCCCCGTTCCCCCCGCACCGCTTGCGGTGCGGGGGGAACGGGGAACTCGGAATGACGTTTTGTCCCCGCCCTAAAGGACGGGGTTAATAATATTTCGTTCCTAACAGGACTTTATAGACAGACACAGTTAATGTATGAATATTGATGAAATAATTAAAAAGAAAATTGAAGTTGAAACATCAAAACTACAAATACACCTTGTAGTGGTTATAGCTTTAGCGGGTGGAGTATATAGCTTATTTGATAAACTTCATTTTAACATTATAAATCAGATAATATTTAGTGTAGGATTCATTTTTTTAATAACTTTTGCAATTATTGTTTTAAGAAATTATATTACTATTATAAATTTATTTAAAAAATTAGATAAAGGAGGTAAAAATAATGTTTGAACTAGTAGGAGCAATAATATTTGGTATCATTTTAGTTTCTTTTTCAATTTCTGTATTAATACTTACATTAATAGAGGGAAGAGAAAATGATAAATGGTTAAAGGAATTAGAATAATGGCAAAAAAAATGTTGATTAAAAAACACAATATCATCCTAACAATAAGCTTTTTTATTTTCTGCACAGGTAAAGAGAAAGCCTTCGCACAGTTGACCATAAGCAACGCCCTCACCCCTGCTCAGTTAGTACAAAATGTATTATTAGGTCCGGGCGTGATCGCTACCAACATTACTTTTAGCGGTAATGCGCTTCAAAGAGGTACGTTTGACGCCACCAATGCTATTTTAGGGCTTGATTCTGGTGTTATTTTATCTTCTGGAGATATTAACGTAGCCGTAGGTCCAAACGACTTGGGTAGCGCTACTTTACCTGCAGGTGGATTTAATGGCCCGGCTGACCCTGACCTGACAATAATTGCCGGACAAACTACCTTAGATGCTG contains these protein-coding regions:
- a CDS encoding efflux RND transporter permease subunit encodes the protein MNIDEIIKKKIEVETSKLQIHLVVVIALAGGVYSLFDKLHFNIINQIIFSVGFIFLITFAIIVLRNYITIINLFKKLDKGGKNNV